The Candidatus Cloacimonadota bacterium genome window below encodes:
- the dxr gene encoding 1-deoxy-D-xylulose-5-phosphate reductoisomerase, producing MRKKIVILGITGSIGKSALDVIRKHSDKYKIVLASSHNRYEDLLKISDEFNIPKIAVTNAIYQRKINTDKQIYFGEDELLLVLDNLDYDILLNAVVGSAGLKYTLSGVRSEKIIALANKESLVMSGDIIDKLISQNNAKLIPVDSEHSAIMQCLLGVKDSAEIRKIILTASGGPFRNRPFEDFESITLADTLNHPTWNMGNKITVDSATMANKGLEVIEAHHLFKLPFEQIETIIHPQSIIHSFVEFVDGSILSQLSFPDMKIPIQLALSYPERIPATAKFTDISLLPDLTFEKMDYQKFPLLEIAYEVGKAGGIMPTVFNAANEAAVSLFLNGKIHFTEIMKIIETSLDISNILDPDIETILSINEEIKLKIFSQFQL from the coding sequence ATGAGAAAAAAAATAGTTATTTTGGGCATTACCGGTTCTATTGGCAAATCCGCATTGGATGTTATTCGGAAGCATTCGGATAAATATAAAATTGTCCTTGCTTCTTCGCACAATCGCTATGAAGATTTGCTAAAGATCTCAGATGAGTTTAATATCCCAAAAATTGCTGTTACAAACGCAATTTATCAGCGAAAAATTAATACAGACAAACAAATCTATTTCGGGGAAGATGAATTATTATTGGTCTTGGATAATTTGGATTATGATATTTTACTGAATGCTGTGGTAGGTTCTGCGGGACTAAAATATACGCTTTCCGGTGTAAGATCAGAAAAAATAATCGCTTTGGCAAACAAGGAATCTCTTGTTATGTCCGGAGATATTATCGATAAACTCATTTCACAAAATAATGCCAAATTAATTCCGGTGGACAGCGAACATAGTGCTATCATGCAGTGTTTATTGGGAGTAAAAGATTCAGCGGAAATCCGCAAAATTATTTTAACTGCATCCGGAGGCCCTTTTCGCAATCGTCCCTTTGAGGATTTTGAGAGCATCACTTTGGCAGACACGCTCAATCATCCCACTTGGAATATGGGGAATAAAATAACCGTTGATTCTGCAACGATGGCAAATAAAGGGTTGGAAGTTATTGAGGCACATCATCTTTTCAAACTTCCTTTTGAGCAAATCGAAACAATCATTCATCCGCAGTCAATCATTCATTCTTTTGTCGAATTCGTGGACGGGTCAATCCTTTCCCAGCTGAGTTTTCCGGATATGAAAATTCCTATCCAACTGGCGTTATCCTATCCTGAACGAATTCCTGCAACTGCAAAATTCACTGATATTTCGCTTTTACCTGATCTTACTTTTGAAAAAATGGATTATCAAAAATTTCCCTTGTTAGAAATTGCTTACGAAGTTGGGAAAGCTGGTGGAATTATGCCCACGGTTTTCAACGCAGCAAATGAAGCGGCTGTTTCGCTTTTTCTTAACGGGAAAATCCATTTTACTGAAATTATGAAAATCATCGAAACCAGTTTGGATATTTCGAATATTTTGGATCCCGATATTGAGACAATTTTATCTATCAATGAGGAAATAAAACTAAAGATATTTTCACAATTTCAATTGTGA
- a CDS encoding DNA internalization-related competence protein ComEC/Rec2 — protein sequence MKTIQIFQDNLYCKLSIRPFIFLTFFFALGIWASKVLPFSSQIYILAFLIFFTIRIFTPSKSLLILFLFLLLAGGVRYSLIGFHPTNHISQVLPELGGEKLHIIGKISSEPEYFSEKTKFILKVQKIENLKVNGKILIRISGKTNLAIGDKISYYGSIQRPGKSTNPYSFNYTEFLESRGIYGLSYLYHQKVKVIGNEKTFLSEFVIPVRQFVRQKIIKFYPSKQAGFLQAILLGEKGALSDDLREDFANSGLSHILAVSGLHTGVIALILLTLFQIIVRKKNLARIFTIIFLVYYVFLSHSVPSVQRAVIMISLILIGKILQRKSDTINILFAAGFIILAINPNQLFSVGFQFSFSSVFAILVIFPLFSRLLRKIRKKSRAVFWGMNMVLLSLTIQTILAPFTIYYFHKVAFGGIFSNPIAIPLVGFILPLSILTIILPIPLLNTFYVAANEVLLRLLFGVSKFVSMHKILLFEYIYLDKWQVFTIILLILILVLLWDKNENLKAKRRKFVMGFFLIIFILFVPHFFQKHLLKLTVLDVKLGDSIFLQTPLKKNILIDTGNKSQHLNYGERVVMPYLLNEKIDHLDLLVLTHPHADHIGGAAYIINKIKINRVLMPKCDYDSELYHKLENLIGEKEISVTFADTSVVFDDFPSVKLDLLFPVYDYYSENVNNYSIVLRCDYKEFSCLLTGDAEKEVENWLVEIYGDGLDVDVLKVCHHGSKTSSTQEFLQLVTPEYAAVSVGTPNKFGLPNKIIMDRLEQNTNEYFRTDRDGAIIFLTDGMTLEIKTILTEKCILDSSL from the coding sequence ATGAAAACAATACAAATATTTCAAGATAATTTATACTGTAAATTATCCATCAGACCGTTTATTTTCTTAACCTTTTTCTTTGCTTTGGGGATATGGGCTTCCAAAGTTTTGCCCTTTTCATCACAAATTTATATCCTTGCATTTCTGATATTTTTTACCATCCGGATTTTTACTCCCTCAAAATCTCTGCTGATTCTATTTTTGTTTTTGCTTCTTGCAGGCGGGGTAAGATATTCGCTAATTGGATTTCATCCTACGAATCATATTTCTCAGGTCCTACCGGAACTCGGTGGTGAAAAATTGCATATTATCGGCAAAATTTCGAGCGAACCTGAATATTTTTCTGAAAAAACCAAATTCATTCTCAAAGTACAAAAGATTGAAAATCTGAAAGTAAATGGGAAAATTTTAATTCGTATTTCAGGGAAAACCAATTTGGCAATTGGAGACAAAATAAGTTATTACGGCAGTATCCAAAGACCTGGTAAAAGCACAAATCCATACAGTTTTAATTATACGGAATTCTTGGAAAGCCGGGGAATTTACGGGTTGTCGTATTTATATCATCAAAAAGTGAAAGTAATCGGAAACGAGAAAACTTTTTTGTCTGAATTTGTTATTCCGGTGCGGCAGTTCGTAAGGCAGAAGATTATAAAATTTTATCCGAGTAAGCAAGCGGGTTTTCTGCAAGCAATTCTTCTCGGTGAAAAAGGAGCATTATCTGACGATTTGCGAGAAGATTTTGCCAACTCGGGACTATCACATATTCTTGCAGTTAGCGGATTACATACCGGAGTCATAGCTCTGATTTTGCTCACACTTTTTCAAATAATCGTCAGGAAAAAAAATCTCGCTAGGATTTTCACGATTATTTTTCTTGTCTATTATGTTTTTCTTTCCCATTCGGTTCCTTCGGTACAGAGGGCTGTAATAATGATAAGTCTAATCTTGATCGGGAAAATTTTGCAGCGAAAATCAGATACTATTAACATTCTTTTTGCAGCCGGATTTATCATCCTCGCTATAAATCCAAACCAGCTTTTCAGTGTGGGATTTCAATTTTCTTTCTCCTCTGTCTTCGCAATTTTGGTAATTTTTCCTCTTTTCTCAAGACTTCTAAGAAAAATTAGAAAAAAATCCCGAGCGGTATTTTGGGGAATGAATATGGTTTTGCTCAGTCTTACGATTCAAACGATTCTCGCTCCCTTCACAATTTATTATTTTCATAAGGTCGCTTTCGGAGGAATTTTTTCAAATCCTATTGCGATTCCGCTGGTCGGATTTATTTTACCATTATCAATTTTGACAATAATTTTACCGATTCCCTTGCTCAATACTTTTTATGTTGCTGCAAATGAAGTTTTGCTACGTCTGCTGTTCGGTGTTTCCAAATTTGTTAGCATGCACAAAATTTTATTATTTGAATATATTTATTTGGATAAATGGCAAGTGTTTACAATCATTTTACTAATCCTCATATTGGTTTTGCTATGGGATAAAAATGAAAATTTGAAAGCGAAGCGAAGGAAATTTGTAATGGGATTTTTTCTTATAATTTTCATTTTATTTGTACCACATTTTTTTCAAAAACATTTACTAAAGCTAACTGTTCTTGATGTGAAATTGGGCGATTCGATATTTTTGCAAACTCCCCTAAAAAAGAATATCCTTATTGATACCGGCAATAAATCGCAACATTTAAATTATGGTGAAAGGGTAGTGATGCCGTATCTTTTGAACGAAAAAATTGATCATCTTGATTTGTTGGTTTTGACCCATCCCCATGCTGATCATATTGGCGGAGCGGCTTACATTATAAATAAAATCAAAATCAATCGGGTACTTATGCCAAAGTGCGATTACGATTCGGAACTTTATCATAAATTAGAAAATCTTATCGGAGAGAAAGAAATCTCGGTAACTTTTGCAGATACTTCGGTCGTTTTTGATGACTTTCCTTCAGTAAAATTGGATTTGCTATTTCCAGTTTATGATTATTATTCGGAAAACGTCAACAACTATTCTATTGTTCTGAGGTGCGATTACAAAGAATTTTCTTGTTTGCTAACCGGTGATGCGGAAAAAGAAGTTGAAAATTGGTTAGTAGAAATATATGGTGATGGTTTGGATGTGGACGTGCTCAAGGTTTGCCATCATGGAAGTAAAACGTCTTCAACACAAGAGTTTCTCCAATTGGTAACTCCCGAATATGCAGCTGTATCCGTGGGAACTCCCAATAAATTTGGATTGCCAAATAAAATTATTATGGATAGATTGGAGCAAAATACGAATGAATATTTCCGCACAGATAGAGACGGTGC